A portion of the Eubacterium maltosivorans genome contains these proteins:
- a CDS encoding sensor histidine kinase, with translation MKRSGYKSAFHIYGLFLILMILILAAGAGMVVYAVTVQKSDGEIVRSDWPAEFTRAFSEEIIFLEGEPVITQRGFEALKDNGLWLQILDSTGRVVKGVSVPEGQPEEYSPDRLLNTLDSRGSKAVFSGVAEDSGTGWTYLIGFPMDIAKITMNVNAGRFSSGKSYALFGAGAVIFLTAVLGLAYGFAVTRRLSKMTEAVDEIAGRCYMPIQEKGVFQDIHVSLNTLDRTLQMAEEARRKDEQLRKEWIANITHDLKTPLSPIRGYAELLAASDDTPDSTELKKYSAAILKNTACAETLINDLKLTYQLENGMMPLNLQTMDIIRFVRELVIDCLNDPRHAGRTVEFEAEGSQILNIDPGLMKRALNNLLINTLLYSGADARIGVEIISGVPCQIRIWDEGEGMTEAQINRLFDRYYRGVSAGADSGGTGLGMAIAREIISLHGGKISVDSCLGAGTTFKVTLPQN, from the coding sequence ATGAAACGGTCCGGCTATAAATCGGCTTTTCACATCTACGGGTTATTTTTAATCCTCATGATTCTTATTCTGGCCGCCGGGGCGGGCATGGTGGTCTATGCCGTGACTGTCCAGAAGTCAGATGGGGAAATTGTCCGCAGCGACTGGCCTGCTGAGTTTACCAGGGCTTTTTCAGAGGAGATCATTTTTTTAGAGGGTGAGCCGGTAATCACCCAGAGGGGGTTTGAAGCACTGAAGGATAACGGCCTCTGGCTTCAGATTCTGGACAGTACTGGCCGCGTGGTTAAGGGCGTCTCTGTGCCGGAAGGGCAGCCAGAGGAGTATTCCCCGGACAGGCTGCTAAACACTTTGGACAGTCGTGGAAGCAAAGCTGTTTTTTCTGGTGTGGCAGAGGATAGCGGTACGGGCTGGACTTATCTCATTGGCTTTCCCATGGATATTGCAAAAATCACGATGAATGTCAATGCTGGGCGTTTTTCCTCCGGGAAGTCCTATGCGCTGTTTGGTGCGGGCGCGGTGATTTTCCTGACCGCTGTTCTCGGGCTCGCCTATGGCTTTGCCGTTACCCGCAGGCTTTCAAAGATGACTGAAGCAGTGGATGAAATCGCCGGCCGCTGTTATATGCCAATACAGGAAAAAGGCGTCTTTCAGGATATTCATGTCAGTTTAAATACATTGGACAGGACCCTTCAAATGGCAGAGGAAGCCCGCAGGAAAGACGAGCAGCTGAGGAAAGAATGGATCGCCAATATTACACATGATCTTAAAACGCCGCTGTCGCCCATACGGGGCTATGCCGAACTGCTGGCCGCTTCAGATGATACGCCGGACAGCACCGAGCTTAAAAAATACAGCGCCGCGATTTTGAAGAATACCGCCTGCGCCGAGACGCTCATCAATGATCTGAAGCTTACCTATCAGCTTGAAAATGGCATGATGCCCCTTAATCTGCAAACCATGGACATCATCCGGTTTGTTCGGGAGCTGGTGATTGACTGTCTGAATGATCCCCGTCATGCCGGACGCACTGTAGAATTTGAGGCAGAGGGCAGTCAGATTTTAAACATTGACCCCGGACTTATGAAGCGGGCCCTTAATAACCTGCTCATCAATACACTTCTGTACAGCGGCGCCGATGCGAGGATCGGGGTAGAAATTATTTCAGGAGTTCCCTGTCAAATCCGGATATGGGATGAGGGAGAGGGGATGACTGAAGCGCAGATAAACCGGCTTTTTGACCGTTATTACCGGGGTGTCTCGGCCGGCGCAGACAGCGGAGGGACGGGCCTTGGCATGGCCATTGCCCGGGAGATCATCTCGCTGCACGGCGGAAAAATTTCGGTGGACAGCTGTCTGGGGGCCGGGACTACGTTTAAAGTCACGCTTCCTCAAAATTAA
- a CDS encoding response regulator transcription factor, whose product MESVYDKRILLVDDEPDITELVETALRKEGFRCVNRAFTGSEALAVCEKNAPDVVILDIMLPDMDGIEVCRAIREFSYCPVLFLSARNDDVDKILGLGSGGDDYITKPFSPKELVFRVKAQLRRMEYNKTADAAAGRRINAGGLEIDVDGSRVYQNGRELELTAREFGILLYLAENAGKIISKDRLYEQVWGELSAVCDNTIMVHIHHLREKIEKDPSSPDLILTVKGLGYRLAVGTGQ is encoded by the coding sequence ATGGAAAGCGTTTATGACAAAAGAATTTTGTTGGTCGATGATGAGCCGGATATTACCGAATTAGTGGAAACAGCCCTCAGAAAAGAGGGCTTCCGCTGTGTTAACAGGGCGTTTACAGGAAGTGAAGCGCTTGCGGTTTGTGAGAAAAATGCGCCGGATGTGGTAATTCTTGACATCATGCTGCCAGACATGGACGGAATCGAGGTCTGCCGGGCAATCCGTGAATTTTCCTATTGTCCAGTACTGTTTTTATCTGCGAGGAACGATGATGTGGATAAAATTCTCGGGCTCGGCAGCGGAGGAGACGATTATATCACCAAGCCCTTCAGTCCAAAGGAACTGGTTTTTCGCGTCAAGGCCCAGCTCCGGCGGATGGAATACAATAAAACAGCAGATGCGGCCGCTGGCCGACGGATAAACGCTGGCGGGCTGGAGATTGACGTGGACGGCAGCCGTGTTTACCAGAATGGGCGGGAGCTTGAGCTGACTGCCCGGGAGTTCGGCATTCTTTTATATCTGGCCGAAAACGCGGGAAAGATTATCAGTAAAGACCGGCTTTATGAGCAGGTATGGGGTGAGCTGAGCGCAGTGTGTGACAATACCATTATGGTCCATATCCACCATCTTCGGGAAAAGATTGAGAAAGACCCTTCAAGTCCAGATCTTATCCTGACCGTTAAGGGACTGGGCTATCGGCTGGCTGTGGGGACAGGGCAATGA
- a CDS encoding carboxymuconolactone decarboxylase family protein, with amino-acid sequence MNDKRFDKGMEMLRQIDGNAGEGVIESLKDIAPDLGRYIVEFAFGDIYPRAGLTLEEREIITISSLLTSGGCEAQLRVHINGALNVGLSREKIIEVFIQCIPYVGFPRVLNAVTAAKTVFKERKVKG; translated from the coding sequence ATGAATGACAAAAGATTTGATAAAGGCATGGAAATGCTACGCCAGATTGACGGCAATGCGGGTGAGGGTGTGATTGAGTCTTTGAAGGATATCGCGCCGGATCTGGGGCGTTATATTGTGGAATTTGCTTTTGGGGATATTTACCCCAGGGCCGGGCTTACACTGGAGGAGCGGGAGATCATCACCATTTCCAGTCTGCTGACATCAGGCGGCTGTGAGGCCCAGCTGAGGGTTCATATCAACGGCGCCTTAAATGTTGGGCTTTCCCGGGAAAAAATCATCGAGGTTTTTATCCAGTGTATCCCGTACGTGGGCTTTCCCAGGGTTTTAAACGCAGTAACTGCAGCAAAAACAGTTTTTAAGGAACGTAAAGTGAAAGGCTGA
- a CDS encoding MerR family transcriptional regulator, which produces MTIGELTKKTGIGEHTLRFYEKKGLIRVPRDGQGRRFYTEKDIEWVCFIKRLKDTGMLLKDIKIYADLRYEGDHTAAERLKILRRHREYVEEQRRKWDEYLKNLDAKIGIYEEMVR; this is translated from the coding sequence ATGACCATCGGTGAACTTACCAAAAAGACGGGTATCGGCGAGCATACCCTGCGCTTCTACGAAAAAAAGGGCCTTATCCGGGTCCCTCGAGATGGACAAGGCCGCCGTTTTTACACGGAAAAAGATATCGAATGGGTATGCTTCATCAAACGTCTGAAGGATACCGGCATGCTGCTAAAAGATATTAAAATTTATGCCGACCTCCGTTACGAAGGCGACCATACCGCCGCCGAGCGCTTGAAAATTCTTAGAAGGCACCGTGAATACGTCGAAGAACAGCGCCGCAAATGGGATGAGTATCTCAAAAACCTCGATGCAAAAATCGGTATTTATGAGGAGATGGTAAGGTGA
- a CDS encoding LURP-one-related/scramblase family protein, whose translation MYYGKYTLKEEKMKLLFKQRLFSWFDSYDIYDEAGETVFTVKGRLSWGHCLEIYDRFGEHVGTVKEEVLTLLQRFALYQNGREIGEIQKKFTFFRPAFTLNCNDWSVEGDLFEWEYEVVDRQGRMIMQASKQLFNLTDTYVIDITDPQDILLSLMIVLAIDAAKCSQRD comes from the coding sequence TTGTATTATGGCAAGTATACATTAAAGGAGGAAAAGATGAAATTACTATTCAAACAGCGGCTGTTCTCCTGGTTTGACAGTTATGATATTTATGATGAGGCGGGAGAAACGGTTTTTACAGTTAAGGGCCGCCTGTCCTGGGGACATTGCCTTGAGATTTATGACCGCTTCGGCGAGCATGTGGGAACTGTAAAAGAGGAAGTGCTTACGCTGCTGCAGCGGTTCGCCCTGTACCAGAATGGCCGGGAGATTGGAGAGATTCAGAAAAAGTTTACTTTCTTCAGGCCGGCCTTCACCTTAAACTGTAACGACTGGAGTGTAGAAGGAGATCTCTTTGAGTGGGAATACGAGGTGGTGGACCGCCAAGGTCGTATGATTATGCAGGCGTCCAAGCAGCTGTTTAACCTTACCGACACCTATGTGATCGACATCACAGACCCGCAGGACATACTCTTATCGCTAATGATTGTCCTGGCCATTGACGCGGCCAAATGCTCGCAGAGAGACTGA